Proteins from a single region of Rhodospirillales bacterium:
- the nuoF gene encoding NADH-quinone oxidoreductase subunit NuoF, producing MLNDEDRIFTNIYGWESFSLKQAQARGDWDNTKAILAKGRDWIIDEMKASGLRGRGGAGFPTGMKWSFMPKESDGRPHYLVVNADESEPGTCKDRDILRHEPHKLLEGCLVAGFAMGAHAAYIYIRGEFQNEGSEVIKAIKEAYAAGLLGKNAAGSGWDFDVVLHRGAGAYICGEETALIESIEGKKGQPRNKPPFPAMAGLYSCPTTVNNVETIAVAPTILRRGGSWFSGLGRNEKNAGTKLFCISGHVNQPCNVEEVMGIPLKELIEKHCGGVRGGWDNLLAVIPGGSSTPMLPKEMCENLHMDFDSLRELGTGLGTAGVIVMDKSTDVIKAICRLSQFYMHESCGQCTPCREGTGWVWRVMKRMVAGNASVEEIDMLFEVTKEIEGHTICALGDAAAWPVQGLIKHFRSEMEHRIMEYRKAAA from the coding sequence ATGCTTAACGACGAAGACCGAATATTTACGAATATTTATGGCTGGGAGAGTTTTTCTCTTAAGCAGGCGCAGGCACGTGGAGATTGGGACAATACTAAGGCAATTTTGGCCAAGGGGCGGGACTGGATTATTGATGAGATGAAGGCCTCCGGCTTGCGCGGGCGTGGTGGAGCAGGTTTTCCTACAGGGATGAAATGGTCTTTTATGCCTAAAGAATCGGATGGGCGGCCGCATTATCTGGTGGTGAATGCCGATGAGTCTGAGCCCGGAACTTGTAAAGATCGCGATATTTTACGCCATGAACCTCATAAATTGCTTGAAGGGTGTTTAGTTGCCGGTTTCGCGATGGGGGCGCATGCAGCGTACATCTATATTCGCGGGGAATTTCAGAATGAGGGTTCTGAAGTGATTAAGGCGATTAAAGAAGCCTATGCTGCTGGATTGTTGGGGAAGAATGCCGCCGGGTCCGGTTGGGATTTTGATGTTGTTTTGCATCGCGGGGCCGGGGCTTATATTTGCGGCGAGGAAACCGCGTTGATTGAATCGATTGAAGGCAAGAAAGGCCAGCCGCGTAATAAGCCGCCGTTTCCGGCGATGGCGGGGCTGTATTCCTGTCCGACAACGGTGAATAATGTGGAAACGATTGCGGTGGCGCCGACGATCTTACGCCGTGGAGGTTCGTGGTTCTCCGGGCTGGGCCGGAATGAGAAGAATGCCGGGACGAAGCTGTTTTGTATTTCGGGGCATGTGAACCAGCCATGCAATGTCGAAGAGGTTATGGGCATTCCGCTCAAAGAGCTGATTGAGAAGCATTGTGGCGGTGTGCGCGGCGGATGGGATAATCTGCTGGCTGTGATACCGGGCGGGTCTTCGACGCCGATGTTGCCGAAAGAGATGTGTGAAAACTTGCATATGGATTTTGATTCCTTGCGTGAACTCGGTACTGGCCTTGGCACGGCGGGCGTTATTGTGATGGATAAGTCTACGGATGTGATCAAGGCAATTTGCCGATTGTCGCAGTTTTATATGCATGAGAGTTGCGGTCAATGTACGCCGTGTCGTGAAGGGACGGGCTGGGTCTGGCGCGTGATGAAGCGGATGGTGGCAGGCAATGCCAGCGTTGAAGAGATTGATATGCTGTTTGAGGTGACCAAGGAAATTGAAGGGCACACGATTTGTGCGCTGGGCGATGCGGCGGCCTGGCCGGTGCAGGGGTTGATCAAGCATTTTCGTTCCGAGATGGAGCACAGAATTATGGAGTACCGTAAGGCGGCGGCTTAG
- a CDS encoding phosphoribosylformylglycinamidine synthase subunit PurQ → MSAKVLVLAGYGLNCEEETLHGFEHAGLSGQIRHINDLIENPKELETAEILAIPGGFSYGDDTGAGNAYAQKLKLALWEPLQKFIARDTLAIGICNGCQILTNLGLNPPTGTPYGERKIAVTYNETARYQCRWIDLKITSSSPWLSGIEHMHLPVAHGEGRFMMDEGTLKTLQNNSQIAAQYIKPGGTPANGEFPYNPNGSLSDIAAITDETGRILTIMPHPERGMFTSQRDDYMQIKDAARRKGQAVNETADGMALFTNAARYFEIAQKKSA, encoded by the coding sequence ATGAGCGCTAAAGTTCTCGTACTCGCCGGATACGGCCTTAACTGTGAAGAAGAAACCCTGCACGGTTTTGAACATGCAGGCCTCTCAGGCCAAATCCGCCACATTAACGATCTGATCGAAAACCCAAAGGAGCTGGAAACGGCAGAAATTCTTGCTATCCCCGGCGGGTTTTCCTACGGCGATGACACCGGCGCCGGCAACGCCTATGCGCAAAAACTCAAACTCGCATTGTGGGAACCTTTGCAAAAATTCATCGCGCGCGACACACTGGCCATCGGCATATGCAACGGCTGTCAGATTCTCACCAATCTCGGCCTCAACCCGCCCACGGGCACCCCCTATGGCGAGCGCAAGATTGCCGTAACATACAATGAAACTGCGCGCTATCAATGCCGCTGGATCGACCTGAAAATCACCTCAAGCTCCCCATGGCTCAGCGGTATAGAGCACATGCACCTCCCCGTCGCCCACGGCGAAGGCCGCTTTATGATGGATGAAGGCACCCTCAAAACCCTCCAGAATAACAGCCAGATCGCCGCGCAATATATCAAACCGGGCGGCACGCCCGCCAATGGCGAATTCCCCTACAACCCCAACGGCTCGCTCAGCGATATCGCCGCCATCACCGATGAAACCGGGCGCATTTTAACCATCATGCCCCACCCCGAACGCGGCATGTTCACCAGCCAGCGCGATGATTATATGCAAATCAAGGATGCCGCCCGCCGCAAAGGCCAAGCAGTAAACGAAACCGCCGACGGCATGGCTTTGTTCACCAACGCCGCGCGCTACTTCGAAATAGCGCAGAAAAAAAGCGCTTAA
- a CDS encoding phosphoribosylformylglycinamidine synthase codes for MTTRIEVLASPEDGRAKTLEKILKHQGKTAQVRVVDVYTSEHPAAANDSFQSSLANPVTQKIGSLPDDFDWALEIGYLPGVTDNVGHTAAELLKLAGAENDNECFSSRLYLIKGDLKQSDIEELSQSLSNNLIQRASIKSAEKFKADGGMDAVIPRVTLDSTSSAAADAIDLNDLDDEQLMEISQKGIQNRGPLGLPLVYMKAIQKHYNGKTITDIELETIAQTWSEHCKHTIFASPIDDIADGLYKGFIKRATKEIRAAKGDNDICVSVFSDNAGGIIFDDEYLITDKVETHNSPSALDPFGGAITGIVGVNRDCIGFGQGAKPIINRYGFCLADPRTSSEYYRDQKCTIPVLSPETIMKGVIDGVEAGGNQSGIPTPQGFVTFDDRFVGKPLVFVGTIGLIPREINGKPGHEKCANPGDKIVVAGGRVGRDGIHGATFSSVALDEGSPATAVQIGDPITQKKMSDAIIKEIRDMGLYSAITDNGAGGMSSSIGEMAEGSGGFHVELDKVPLKYPGMAPWEIWISESQERMTMAVPPENVDKIIELFAKRGVEATVVGIYTDDGRAKITYQGETIMDMDMDFLHDGNPETPLATNFTRGGNDEPDINEPSAHESALLNMLGRLNICSKEFISTQYDHNVQGSAVMGPLQGPGRVYAETSITRPVLTSNKGIVLSQGLFPRYSDVDTAAMAAAGLDLAVRNAVAAGVDLNQLALLDNFCWCSSDEPERLGQLKRAVETIYEMAVKYETPFISGKDSMFNDFKGFDKNGKPVKISAPPTLLVSSIGVIPDIERSIDLAPKAVGDLVYLLGETKDECGASEYYDHLGHLGNNVPETNSHQNLRLYKLYGRAARDRLIASAYALNYGGLGVALAKKAIAGQMGMDIDLSTIDSELRSDKLLYSESTGRILVTVAPQDKDKFEKNFKGYEHCTFVGHIAYGNKLNIKNILQVDIDKLDEAYKAPLRNC; via the coding sequence ATGACCACTCGCATTGAAGTTCTAGCCTCACCGGAAGACGGGCGCGCAAAAACACTGGAAAAAATCTTAAAGCACCAAGGCAAAACCGCGCAAGTGCGCGTGGTCGATGTTTACACCAGCGAACACCCGGCCGCCGCCAATGACAGCTTTCAATCCAGCCTTGCCAACCCTGTGACTCAGAAAATCGGCTCCCTCCCCGATGATTTCGACTGGGCCCTGGAAATCGGATATCTGCCCGGCGTTACCGACAATGTCGGCCACACCGCCGCAGAATTGCTAAAACTGGCCGGAGCCGAAAACGACAATGAGTGCTTCTCTTCCCGCCTATATCTCATCAAAGGCGACCTTAAGCAAAGCGATATCGAAGAACTTTCGCAAAGCCTTTCCAACAATCTGATTCAACGTGCTTCCATCAAAAGCGCTGAAAAATTCAAAGCCGATGGCGGAATGGACGCCGTCATCCCTCGCGTCACGCTTGATTCAACAAGCAGCGCAGCAGCCGACGCAATTGACCTCAATGATTTGGATGACGAACAACTCATGGAGATCAGCCAAAAGGGAATCCAAAATCGAGGCCCCCTCGGTCTCCCTCTGGTTTATATGAAAGCCATACAAAAGCACTATAACGGCAAAACCATCACAGACATCGAACTCGAAACCATTGCGCAAACATGGTCCGAGCACTGCAAACACACGATTTTTGCCTCCCCTATCGACGATATTGCCGACGGTCTTTACAAAGGCTTTATCAAGCGCGCCACCAAAGAAATCCGCGCCGCTAAAGGCGATAATGACATTTGCGTTTCGGTCTTTTCCGATAACGCCGGCGGCATTATTTTCGATGATGAATACCTCATCACCGACAAGGTTGAAACGCACAACTCCCCTTCCGCCCTCGACCCGTTCGGCGGCGCAATCACCGGAATCGTCGGCGTCAACCGCGACTGCATCGGCTTCGGCCAAGGGGCCAAACCTATCATCAATCGTTACGGATTTTGCCTCGCCGACCCGCGCACTTCGTCGGAATATTACCGTGATCAAAAATGCACAATCCCCGTGCTATCCCCTGAAACTATCATGAAAGGCGTGATTGACGGTGTAGAAGCAGGCGGCAACCAGTCCGGCATCCCCACCCCGCAAGGCTTTGTGACCTTTGATGATCGCTTCGTCGGAAAGCCTTTGGTTTTCGTGGGAACAATCGGCCTCATCCCGCGCGAAATCAACGGGAAACCTGGCCACGAAAAATGCGCAAACCCCGGCGATAAAATCGTTGTCGCAGGCGGCAGAGTTGGCCGCGACGGCATCCACGGCGCAACATTTTCTTCCGTGGCACTCGATGAAGGCTCCCCTGCCACCGCCGTCCAAATCGGCGACCCCATCACGCAGAAAAAAATGTCCGACGCTATTATCAAAGAAATCCGTGATATGGGGCTCTACAGCGCGATTACCGATAACGGCGCAGGCGGCATGTCTTCTTCCATCGGTGAAATGGCTGAAGGCTCCGGCGGCTTCCATGTTGAACTGGATAAAGTACCGCTAAAATACCCTGGTATGGCCCCATGGGAAATCTGGATCAGCGAATCACAAGAACGCATGACCATGGCCGTACCGCCCGAAAATGTTGATAAAATCATTGAACTCTTTGCTAAGCGGGGCGTTGAAGCAACCGTTGTTGGCATCTACACCGATGATGGCCGCGCAAAAATCACCTATCAAGGCGAAACCATCATGGATATGGATATGGACTTCCTCCATGACGGCAATCCTGAAACCCCGCTTGCAACCAATTTCACCCGCGGCGGTAATGATGAACCGGATATTAATGAACCCAGCGCCCATGAAAGCGCATTGCTGAATATGCTGGGCCGTTTGAATATCTGTTCAAAAGAATTCATCTCAACCCAATATGACCATAACGTGCAGGGCTCCGCCGTTATGGGACCGTTACAAGGCCCAGGACGCGTTTACGCTGAAACCTCAATCACTCGGCCTGTTTTAACCAGCAACAAAGGCATTGTCCTCTCCCAAGGCCTCTTCCCGCGCTACAGCGACGTCGACACTGCCGCCATGGCCGCCGCAGGCCTCGATCTCGCCGTACGTAACGCGGTTGCCGCCGGTGTGGATCTGAACCAACTCGCCCTGCTCGACAATTTCTGCTGGTGCAGCTCAGATGAACCCGAACGCTTGGGGCAGCTCAAACGCGCCGTTGAAACAATTTATGAGATGGCCGTAAAATACGAAACCCCGTTCATTTCCGGCAAAGACTCAATGTTCAACGACTTCAAAGGCTTTGATAAAAACGGTAAACCAGTCAAAATCTCGGCCCCGCCAACCTTGCTGGTTTCTTCCATCGGTGTGATTCCCGATATTGAGCGTTCCATCGATCTCGCTCCCAAAGCCGTTGGCGATCTGGTCTACCTGCTCGGCGAAACCAAGGATGAGTGCGGAGCATCCGAATATTACGACCATCTCGGCCATCTCGGCAACAACGTCCCAGAAACCAACAGCCACCAGAACTTACGCCTCTATAAACTCTATGGCCGCGCCGCCCGCGACCGCCTGATCGCCTCCGCCTACGCGCTGAACTATGGCGGCCTTGGCGTAGCTTTGGCCAAAAAAGCCATCGCCGGGCAAATGGGCATGGATATTGACCTGTCGACTATCGACAGCGAACTGCGCAGCGACAAACTTCTGTACTCCGAAAGCACCGGCCGCATCCTCGTCACCGTCGCCCCGCAAGACAAGGACAAGTTCGAGAAAAATTTTAAAGGTTATGAGCATTGCACGTTTGTAGGTCATATTGCCTACGGCAATAAACTCAATATAAAGAATATATTACAAGTTGATATTGATAAACTGGATGAGGCGTATAAAGCGCCCCTAAGGAATTGCTAA
- a CDS encoding NADH-quinone oxidoreductase subunit G gives MATVKLTINDMEIEVERGTSILQAAEALGIEVPRFCYHDKLSVPANCRMCLVEVEGGPPKPVASCAMAAGEGMVVHTDSEMVKKARKGVMEMLLINHPLDCPICDQGGECDLQDQAVGYGFDRSRFAENKRAVKDKELGPLISTTMTRCINCTRCVRFAEEIAGTPVLGQLNRGEDAEIGTFIGELVQTELSGNLIDVCPVGALTSKPYAFKARPWELKKVETIDVHDAVGSNIRVDVRGREVMRILPRLHEDVNEEWISDRTRFAYDGLNNGRLDRPYIRDEDSGKLVEASWEAAFALIAKKLSSLKGEQIAGLVGDLAEVESIVALKDLLEKLGSPNMDCRTDGAQFDPSNRAGYLFNSTIAGIDESDAILLIGSNPRHEATVINARIRKAQFERRVKIGLIGERAALTYDYEHFGDGPEALEKFVKAKSGFAKVFKDAKKPMIVVGSAVFARPDGEAIHHALYMAAEKLGVAKEGWNGFNILHRAASRVGALDVGFVPQVGGKDFAGIVKGTKDGSIKALYMLGADEFDARASIGWKTFVIYQGHHGDHGALRADVVLPGAAYTEKDGIYLNTEGRVQYARRASFPPGDAKEDWKILRALSEALGQTLPYNTQAELRDRVLDEFKHMSVVDSIAPAPWGEFGTKGPADKASFVNPVRNYYMANVICRASATMRDCVESFTHADDEMLEAAE, from the coding sequence ATGGCCACAGTTAAGCTCACAATCAATGACATGGAAATCGAAGTCGAACGCGGAACAAGTATTTTGCAGGCGGCGGAAGCGCTCGGCATTGAGGTGCCGCGCTTTTGTTATCATGACAAGCTGAGTGTGCCGGCAAATTGCCGGATGTGTCTGGTGGAGGTTGAAGGCGGGCCGCCAAAACCGGTGGCATCATGTGCGATGGCTGCGGGTGAAGGCATGGTTGTGCATACCGATTCCGAGATGGTTAAGAAGGCGCGCAAGGGCGTGATGGAGATGCTTCTCATCAATCATCCGCTCGATTGTCCGATTTGTGATCAGGGGGGCGAATGTGATTTACAGGATCAAGCTGTAGGCTATGGATTTGACCGGAGTCGTTTTGCGGAAAATAAACGTGCGGTGAAGGACAAGGAGCTAGGGCCGCTGATTAGCACTACGATGACGCGCTGCATTAATTGTACGCGCTGTGTGCGTTTTGCCGAAGAAATCGCCGGTACGCCTGTGTTGGGGCAGCTTAATCGCGGGGAAGATGCCGAGATTGGTACATTTATTGGTGAATTGGTGCAGACAGAGCTTTCGGGCAATTTGATTGATGTGTGCCCGGTAGGGGCGCTGACTTCCAAGCCGTATGCATTTAAGGCGCGGCCATGGGAGTTGAAAAAGGTTGAGACGATTGATGTGCATGATGCGGTGGGATCGAATATCCGCGTTGATGTGCGTGGGCGAGAAGTGATGCGAATTCTACCGCGCTTGCATGAAGATGTGAATGAGGAGTGGATTTCTGACCGGACGCGCTTTGCGTATGACGGCCTTAATAACGGGCGTCTGGATAGGCCATATATTCGTGATGAAGACAGTGGAAAGTTGGTTGAGGCGAGTTGGGAAGCGGCGTTTGCGTTGATTGCCAAAAAACTTTCAAGTTTGAAGGGTGAGCAGATTGCCGGGCTGGTCGGTGATTTGGCCGAAGTCGAATCGATTGTCGCGTTGAAAGATTTACTCGAAAAACTGGGCAGTCCGAATATGGATTGCCGTACTGACGGGGCGCAGTTTGATCCATCGAACCGGGCGGGATATTTGTTTAATTCTACCATTGCCGGCATTGATGAATCTGATGCGATTTTGCTGATCGGGAGCAATCCGCGTCATGAAGCGACGGTTATTAATGCGCGTATTCGTAAGGCACAGTTTGAACGCCGGGTGAAGATCGGGTTGATCGGAGAGCGGGCGGCGTTGACCTATGATTATGAGCATTTTGGGGATGGGCCTGAGGCACTCGAAAAGTTTGTGAAGGCTAAAAGCGGTTTTGCAAAGGTCTTCAAAGACGCCAAGAAGCCGATGATTGTCGTTGGCAGCGCCGTGTTTGCACGGCCTGACGGCGAGGCGATTCACCATGCGCTTTACATGGCTGCCGAAAAACTTGGCGTTGCGAAAGAGGGTTGGAACGGCTTTAACATTTTGCACCGCGCAGCGAGCCGGGTTGGGGCGCTTGATGTGGGATTCGTTCCGCAGGTTGGCGGTAAGGATTTTGCTGGAATTGTTAAGGGGACGAAGGATGGCTCTATCAAAGCTCTGTATATGCTGGGCGCGGATGAGTTCGATGCGCGTGCGTCTATCGGCTGGAAGACTTTTGTGATTTATCAAGGGCATCACGGGGATCATGGGGCGCTTCGTGCAGATGTGGTTTTGCCGGGGGCTGCTTATACCGAAAAAGACGGGATTTATCTAAATACCGAAGGGCGGGTGCAATATGCGCGCCGCGCTTCGTTCCCGCCGGGTGATGCCAAAGAAGACTGGAAGATTTTGCGGGCGCTTTCGGAAGCTTTAGGCCAGACATTGCCGTATAATACGCAGGCTGAGTTGCGGGATCGTGTTTTGGATGAATTTAAGCATATGTCAGTTGTCGATTCTATTGCACCGGCGCCGTGGGGTGAATTTGGCACGAAGGGCCCGGCCGATAAAGCTTCTTTTGTGAATCCTGTACGTAATTATTATATGGCGAATGTGATTTGCCGGGCTTCGGCGACGATGCGAGACTGTGTAGAATCGTTTACTCATGCTGATGATGAAATGTTGGAGGCGGCGGAGTGA
- a CDS encoding phosphoribosyl-ATP diphosphatase yields MSKTTLEYVQIFHETYGLPVKAAPDISDEKTNALRVNLLAEELEELQEALAEGNIVEVLDALTDIQYVLDGAYLSFGLHGVKTAAFEEVQRSNMSKLGADGKPIVREEDGKILKGPNYFKPDIAQFIEGKDKAA; encoded by the coding sequence ATGAGCAAAACGACACTTGAATATGTACAGATTTTCCATGAAACGTACGGGCTTCCGGTGAAGGCTGCGCCGGATATTTCGGATGAAAAGACCAATGCGCTGCGGGTGAATTTGCTGGCCGAAGAGCTTGAGGAATTGCAGGAGGCGCTGGCGGAAGGAAATATTGTCGAGGTACTTGACGCGCTCACCGATATTCAATATGTGCTGGACGGGGCGTATTTGTCTTTTGGTTTGCATGGTGTGAAAACGGCGGCATTTGAAGAGGTGCAGCGCTCGAATATGAGCAAGCTTGGTGCAGATGGCAAGCCGATTGTGCGCGAAGAGGATGGCAAGATTCTCAAGGGACCGAATTATTTCAAGCCCGACATTGCGCAGTTTATTGAAGGGAAAGATAAAGCGGCTTAA
- a CDS encoding M23 family metallopeptidase — MADKTEKRSILDDILAHVTVQSANGAISINSSSLGKGKSQTVKNLQQELSNEGLYVSKGHRYYNDGYPGGITDFGLLMKADPIQAINHINDALNDNNLNEKDILKLQIALNASTDDPTKKIKVLGEMNAQTANRLADHLAQQMIKPDPNSALSKALQKHAAPTKLSEIGIEAKKQTSDRFNNSAAHHNHDHGHGHGHGQNKEIQTRKPVGSNTLDTSTSPLTLRTPINNMRVTSTLKERFGKSHQGLDINTEKRGNANIGEPIHAPANGVVAYAGASSGYGKLISLYHGHNVYTQYGHVRDTNHLSIGQSVNTGENFAQIGKSGTNIAHLHFEVIIERNGVGYIVDPQKALVPGVNLYDPDVQNKLIESASEKISKNTSEAFGTRVASFNEQRYETTLIASNTINDKPAIT, encoded by the coding sequence ATGGCGGATAAGACCGAAAAACGATCCATTCTTGATGATATTTTGGCACACGTAACCGTGCAAAGCGCCAATGGCGCTATCAGCATCAACAGCTCCAGCTTGGGTAAAGGCAAATCACAAACAGTCAAAAACTTACAACAAGAGCTGTCCAACGAAGGTCTGTACGTGTCCAAAGGCCATCGCTATTATAATGACGGTTATCCAGGAGGAATCACCGATTTTGGCCTGTTAATGAAGGCCGATCCAATACAGGCCATAAACCACATTAATGACGCTCTTAACGACAATAATTTAAATGAAAAGGATATTCTGAAACTACAAATAGCGCTGAATGCCAGCACAGACGATCCGACAAAAAAAATCAAAGTTCTCGGCGAAATGAACGCACAAACCGCCAACCGCCTTGCCGATCACCTCGCGCAACAGATGATAAAACCAGATCCAAACAGCGCTCTCAGCAAAGCCCTGCAAAAACACGCCGCTCCAACAAAATTAAGTGAAATAGGAATAGAGGCAAAAAAACAAACCTCTGATCGCTTTAACAACAGCGCCGCACATCACAATCACGATCATGGGCATGGGCATGGGCATGGGCAGAATAAAGAGATTCAAACCCGAAAACCGGTCGGAAGCAATACACTGGATACAAGCACCAGTCCTTTGACATTGCGAACGCCAATAAACAATATGAGGGTAACAAGCACTCTCAAAGAAAGGTTTGGCAAATCACATCAAGGCTTGGATATAAATACCGAAAAAAGAGGTAATGCGAATATCGGTGAGCCAATTCACGCCCCCGCAAACGGCGTCGTCGCCTATGCAGGAGCCTCCAGCGGCTATGGTAAACTGATATCCTTGTACCACGGCCACAACGTATACACGCAATATGGCCATGTCCGGGACACAAACCACCTTTCGATCGGTCAATCTGTTAACACCGGCGAAAATTTCGCGCAAATCGGCAAATCCGGCACAAACATTGCCCATTTACATTTTGAAGTGATCATCGAAAGAAACGGTGTAGGCTACATTGTCGATCCGCAAAAGGCCCTAGTACCAGGTGTTAATCTTTATGACCCTGACGTACAAAACAAACTTATTGAAAGCGCGAGCGAAAAAATCTCAAAGAACACTTCAGAGGCCTTCGGAACCAGAGTCGCAAGTTTCAATGAACAACGCTACGAAACGACACTCATCGCATCAAATACAATCAACGATAAACCGGCAATCACTTAA
- the nuoH gene encoding NADH-quinone oxidoreductase subunit NuoH, whose amino-acid sequence MFVLFENLYVLWTALTLLYTVLIVAGVLMAVAYYTYAERKIMGAMQRRQGPMTVGPFGLLQPIADGIKLFSKETIIPSGANRPVFLLAPMMLFALSLIAWAVIPFDKGWVLANINVGILYLFAVSSMTVYGVIMAGWASNSRYAFLGGLRSASQMVSYEVSMGLIIVCVLLCTGSLNLQEIVEAPRPLWMQVLLFPMLIVFLVSILAETNRAPFDLPEGESEITGGFMVEYSAMTYALFFLGEYSAMILMSAMTTTLFLGGWLSPFGMSFLAFVPGIIWFAMKTALVMFFFIWARATLPRFRYDQLMRLGWKVFLPLTLVWVVFTAGVLITFDALPG is encoded by the coding sequence ATGTTCGTACTTTTTGAAAATCTTTATGTTTTGTGGACGGCTTTAACGCTGCTTTACACGGTTTTGATCGTGGCCGGTGTGCTTATGGCTGTGGCGTATTATACTTATGCCGAGCGTAAAATTATGGGCGCGATGCAGCGCAGACAGGGGCCGATGACGGTCGGGCCGTTTGGGTTGTTGCAGCCGATTGCCGATGGAATTAAGCTGTTTTCCAAGGAAACGATTATTCCAAGCGGGGCGAACCGTCCGGTGTTTTTGCTCGCGCCGATGATGCTGTTTGCCTTGTCGTTGATTGCATGGGCGGTGATTCCCTTTGATAAGGGATGGGTGCTGGCCAATATCAATGTTGGGATTTTGTATCTTTTTGCCGTGTCGTCGATGACGGTGTACGGCGTGATTATGGCCGGATGGGCGTCGAATTCGCGCTATGCTTTTCTGGGCGGTCTTCGCAGCGCTTCGCAGATGGTGTCTTATGAAGTTTCAATGGGGCTGATTATCGTGTGTGTGCTTTTGTGTACGGGCAGTCTCAATTTGCAGGAAATTGTTGAAGCACCTCGTCCGTTGTGGATGCAGGTTTTGCTGTTTCCGATGTTGATTGTGTTTCTGGTTTCTATATTGGCGGAAACAAACCGTGCGCCGTTTGATTTGCCGGAGGGCGAGTCGGAGATTACCGGCGGGTTTATGGTTGAATATTCGGCCATGACTTATGCGCTGTTTTTCTTGGGTGAATATTCGGCGATGATTTTGATGAGCGCGATGACAACAACGTTATTTCTTGGTGGTTGGCTGTCACCATTTGGAATGAGTTTTTTGGCGTTCGTGCCGGGAATCATCTGGTTTGCGATGAAAACCGCGTTGGTGATGTTTTTCTTTATCTGGGCACGGGCGACGTTGCCGCGTTTCCGTTATGACCAGTTGATGCGGCTGGGGTGGAAAGTGTTTTTGCCGCTTACGCTTGTGTGGGTGGTGTTCACCGCCGGGGTTCTCATTACGTTTGATGCGCTGCCGGGGTAA
- the nuoI gene encoding NADH-quinone oxidoreductase subunit NuoI encodes MDGFARSFLLTEIVKGFLLTLKYMFFVPRVTINYPYEKGPISPRFRGEHALRRYPNGEERCIACKLCEAICPALAITIETEPRADGSRRTTKYDIDMTKCIFCGLCQEACPVDAIVEGPNFEYSTETREELFYNKDKLLANGDRWEAQIAANIAADAPYR; translated from the coding sequence ATGGACGGATTTGCACGCTCATTTTTGCTGACGGAAATTGTGAAGGGGTTTTTGCTGACCCTGAAATATATGTTTTTTGTTCCGCGGGTAACGATTAACTATCCGTATGAAAAGGGACCAATTTCCCCGCGATTTCGCGGTGAGCATGCGTTGCGCCGCTATCCGAATGGTGAAGAGCGCTGCATTGCGTGTAAGCTGTGCGAAGCGATTTGTCCGGCTTTGGCCATAACTATTGAAACCGAGCCGCGCGCGGACGGATCGCGACGGACGACGAAATACGATATCGACATGACCAAATGTATTTTTTGCGGTTTGTGTCAGGAAGCCTGCCCGGTTGATGCGATTGTTGAGGGGCCGAATTTTGAATATTCAACTGAAACGCGTGAAGAGTTGTTTTATAACAAAGACAAACTGCTTGCCAATGGCGATCGCTGGGAAGCGCAAATTGCGGCAAATATTGCCGCAGATGCGCCTTATAGATAG
- a CDS encoding acyloxyacyl hydrolase, translating into MRRKALSAFLSAGLLSAITPAAATDTAPAYWLNFAIGYYDVFDEQDGFDLRAEFRPNSTVFIDNLKPWAGLELTSQGSIWAGIGLLYDRNFKENWYFTPSLGVGFYTDGGSDKDLDYPVQFRSQLEIDYELESQHRIGLSLSHMSNAGLGDHNPGTEVISLNWSYPF; encoded by the coding sequence ATGAGAAGAAAAGCTCTCTCCGCCTTTTTGAGCGCAGGATTACTAAGCGCAATCACCCCCGCAGCAGCCACAGATACAGCCCCCGCGTACTGGCTCAATTTCGCCATTGGTTACTATGATGTGTTTGATGAGCAAGACGGCTTCGACCTGCGCGCAGAATTCCGCCCAAACAGCACCGTATTTATCGATAATTTGAAACCCTGGGCAGGATTAGAACTCACCTCACAAGGCTCAATCTGGGCCGGCATCGGCCTGCTCTATGATCGGAATTTTAAAGAAAACTGGTACTTCACCCCCAGCCTGGGCGTCGGGTTTTACACCGACGGCGGCAGCGACAAAGACCTCGACTATCCCGTCCAGTTCCGCAGCCAACTTGAAATTGATTACGAACTGGAAAGCCAGCATCGCATCGGCCTGTCCTTAAGCCACATGTCAAACGCAGGCCTCGGAGATCACAACCCCGGCACCGAAGTCATCAGCCTGAACTGGTCCTATCCGTTTTAA